One Campylobacter pinnipediorum subsp. caledonicus genomic window carries:
- a CDS encoding Rha family transcriptional regulator, protein MNNLVINHNGTLATTQSKVSVLTDNSEQSVQRLIREYKTDLEEFGVLEAYKEEVQAGLGYTYKKIYYLNEQQATLLLTYMKNTKKVREAKKILVKAFYELKAENQKLKFDKYINEISSLNAVLIDKAKRHQRVVNAYKSNLSQRKNEITILKNEIAKAKAVNDNSYKALYHNARLERDCYINANERLKAMFADKEKRVFEILQNILKQVDKTYGDIGALVSYVWEDNDYFINQRRLNGAKSNRV, encoded by the coding sequence TCATAATGGCACACTAGCCACAACACAAAGTAAAGTTTCAGTTCTAACTGACAATAGCGAACAATCAGTCCAAAGACTTATAAGAGAGTATAAAACCGATTTAGAAGAATTTGGAGTTTTGGAAGCATATAAAGAAGAAGTTCAAGCAGGGCTGGGCTATACTTATAAGAAAATATACTACCTAAACGAACAACAAGCAACACTATTACTTACTTATATGAAAAATACAAAGAAAGTAAGAGAAGCTAAAAAAATACTTGTTAAAGCTTTTTACGAGTTAAAAGCCGAAAACCAAAAACTAAAATTTGATAAATACATAAACGAAATTTCATCATTAAACGCAGTATTGATAGACAAAGCAAAAAGACATCAAAGAGTGGTAAATGCTTATAAATCAAACCTATCACAACGCAAAAATGAGATAACTATACTAAAAAATGAGATAGCAAAAGCAAAGGCAGTTAATGATAATAGTTACAAGGCACTTTATCATAATGCAAGGCTAGAACGTGATTGTTATATAAATGCAAACGAAAGATTAAAGGCTATGTTTGCTGATAAAGAAAAAAGAGTTTTTGAGATATTGCAAAACATTTTAAAGCAAGTGGATAAGACTTATGGCGATATAGGAGCGTTAGTATCTTATGTTTGGGAAGATAACGATTATTTTATAAATCAAAGGAGATTAAATGGAGCAAAATCAAACAGGGTTTGA
- a CDS encoding tyrosine-type recombinase/integrase, whose product MPKVATSLTTLSIKNLKPKDKPYFISDGFNLLLKVSKNGTKTFIFNYKSPKTNKQRRYTIGNFPEITLAEARNTRIKLQKDIDSGIDILEQTYFKDFEAIYQEYIKTRTDISQKHLQRIKSFFERFLLPNFAKSDIKNITRKDILRVLSPLISTPDSLKKAMASLNQFYKYALLYEYTEHNIISDIDKKALIGKVEVKHYAFLKNDDDIRNLLRNIKEYNGDDRIKVCALLQLYTAVRGANARFAEWSEFDFDKNIWHISADKMKMAKAHEVHLTNSVKHMLLSYKQRHIFNSKYLFSSLRTTLRPISDNTVRTMLRNLGYSKEDITPHGFRATFSTICHENIDLHGCNSDIVELCLAHIEQNKVKDAYNHAKNLKQRAKLMQWWSDYLDSLSS is encoded by the coding sequence ATGCCAAAAGTAGCCACTTCACTAACTACATTGTCAATAAAGAATTTAAAGCCAAAGGATAAGCCATACTTTATAAGTGATGGGTTTAATTTGCTTTTAAAGGTGTCAAAAAATGGAACTAAAACTTTTATCTTTAACTACAAAAGCCCAAAGACAAATAAACAAAGGCGATACACCATAGGTAATTTTCCTGAAATAACCTTAGCAGAAGCTAGAAATACAAGGATAAAACTTCAAAAAGATATAGATAGTGGTATAGATATACTAGAACAAACCTACTTTAAAGACTTTGAAGCAATTTATCAAGAATACATCAAAACAAGAACAGACATAAGCCAAAAACACCTACAACGGATAAAAAGTTTTTTTGAGCGATTTTTGCTACCAAATTTTGCAAAATCTGATATAAAAAACATTACAAGAAAAGATATACTAAGAGTGCTTTCGCCTTTAATATCAACTCCCGATAGTTTAAAAAAAGCTATGGCGTCGCTTAATCAATTTTATAAATATGCCCTACTTTATGAATACACCGAACATAATATAATAAGTGATATTGATAAAAAAGCATTAATAGGTAAGGTAGAAGTTAAGCATTATGCTTTTTTAAAAAATGATGATGATATAAGAAATTTGTTAAGAAATATAAAAGAGTATAACGGAGATGATAGGATAAAAGTATGTGCCTTGCTTCAGCTTTATACTGCTGTGCGTGGAGCAAATGCAAGATTTGCAGAATGGTCGGAGTTTGATTTTGATAAAAATATATGGCATATAAGTGCTGATAAGATGAAAATGGCTAAGGCTCACGAAGTGCATTTAACAAATAGTGTTAAACATATGCTTTTATCATATAAACAAAGGCATATATTTAACTCAAAATATCTATTTTCAAGCCTAAGAACAACATTAAGACCAATAAGCGATAACACAGTAAGGACAATGCTTCGCAATTTGGGCTATTCAAAGGAAGATATAACACCACACGGCTTTAGAGCTACATTTAGCACGATATGCCACGAAAATATTGATTTACACGGATGTAATTCTGATATTGTAGAATTGTGCTTAGCTCACATAGAGCAAAATAAAGTGAAGGATGCGTATAATCACGCTAAAAATCTAAAACAAAGGGCTAAGCTGATGCAGTGGTGGAGTGATTATCTTGATAGTTTAAGCTCATAG
- a CDS encoding sigma factor-like helix-turn-helix DNA-binding protein: protein MADENLIKQTCKELGLTYKQLGEMIGISEGRVKQLAITEVGEQVEKSCSMLIKIKELEAKLNEQKELQALLKKFIS, encoded by the coding sequence ATGGCAGATGAAAATTTAATAAAACAAACTTGCAAAGAACTTGGCTTAACTTATAAGCAACTTGGGGAGATGATAGGAATAAGCGAAGGTAGAGTTAAGCAACTTGCAATTACAGAAGTTGGGGAACAAGTAGAAAAATCGTGTAGTATGCTTATTAAGATTAAAGAATTAGAAGCTAAATTAAACGAACAAAAAGAACTACAAGCACTACTTAAAAAATTTATATCTTAA
- the rhuM gene encoding RhuM family protein: MIDVTKQNFIMYSVEDKDINIQILADSKNETIWLNQKQIAEIFDTDRSGITKHITNIYENQELEEKSTCELFAQVRKDGTSINVKHYNLDMIIAIGYRVNSKKATKFRIWATKTLKEYLTKGFILDKERLKQGNNIFNKDYLDELIEQIREIRASEKMFYQKIQAVYALSIDYDKSSELAKNFFAFAQMKLEYAITHQTSAEIISQRVDHTKEHLGLTSWSGSEYGKEPIKKDVSVAKNYLKEDEIKNLNRLTTMLLDYVENQVKQGKVFTMSDWVVKLDSFLEFNGYDVLDDFGKIKSQKAKDKAELEYQKFQELKQTQYIEELENKTKD; the protein is encoded by the coding sequence GTGATAGATGTTACAAAACAAAACTTTATTATGTATTCAGTTGAAGATAAAGACATAAATATACAGATTTTAGCAGATAGTAAGAATGAAACAATATGGCTAAATCAAAAACAAATAGCTGAGATTTTTGATACAGATAGGAGTGGAATTACTAAGCATATAACAAACATATATGAAAATCAAGAGCTGGAAGAAAAAAGCACTTGTGAGCTTTTTGCACAAGTGCGAAAAGATGGGACTTCAATTAATGTAAAACATTACAATCTTGATATGATTATAGCCATAGGGTATAGGGTAAATAGTAAAAAAGCTACTAAATTTCGCATATGGGCTACCAAAACATTAAAAGAGTATCTTACCAAAGGCTTTATCCTAGATAAAGAAAGGCTCAAACAAGGAAATAATATTTTCAATAAAGACTATCTTGATGAACTTATAGAGCAAATAAGGGAGATAAGAGCTAGTGAAAAAATGTTTTATCAAAAGATACAAGCAGTATATGCACTAAGTATTGACTATGATAAAAGCTCAGAACTAGCAAAAAACTTTTTTGCATTTGCTCAAATGAAGCTAGAGTATGCTATAACTCATCAAACATCAGCAGAAATTATATCTCAAAGAGTAGACCACACAAAAGAACACTTAGGGCTTACATCCTGGAGCGGTAGTGAATACGGCAAAGAGCCTATAAAAAAAGATGTTTCAGTAGCTAAAAACTATCTAAAAGAAGATGAGATAAAAAACTTAAACCGCCTTACCACTATGCTACTTGATTATGTAGAAAATCAAGTAAAACAAGGTAAGGTTTTTACTATGAGTGATTGGGTTGTTAAACTTGATAGCTTTTTAGAATTCAACGGATATGATGTTTTAGATGATTTTGGAAAGATAAAAAGCCAAAAAGCCAAAGATAAAGCAGAACTTGAATATCAAAAATTTCAAGAGCTAAAACAAACACAATACATAGAAGAATTAGAAAACAAAACAAAGGATTAA
- a CDS encoding 4Fe-4S dicluster domain-containing protein, which produces MKQHKFVIADYKRCIGCATCMAACFKSAYERGKLSKARLSVLRQAAGVMPTQCRQCDDGPCANVCPTGALRFDDDCIELHEEICIGCKLCTIACPYGAISSSAELMPSVNYSVEPKYYLEIESQAGAKNIAIKCDMCYGQEKGPACVDVCPTSALIMVDPRNQNHKLGKSIDFKSANEFLHKIMQSEEA; this is translated from the coding sequence ATGAAACAGCATAAATTTGTTATTGCTGATTATAAGCGTTGTATAGGCTGTGCTACTTGTATGGCCGCGTGTTTTAAAAGCGCTTATGAGAGGGGGAAATTATCAAAAGCAAGGCTATCTGTTTTAAGACAAGCTGCTGGTGTAATGCCAACACAATGTAGACAATGCGATGATGGCCCTTGTGCAAATGTTTGTCCGACTGGTGCATTGAGATTTGATGATGATTGTATTGAGCTTCACGAGGAGATATGTATAGGTTGCAAATTATGCACTATTGCCTGTCCTTATGGAGCTATTAGTTCAAGCGCTGAACTTATGCCTTCAGTAAATTATTCAGTTGAACCAAAATATTATCTAGAAATAGAATCACAAGCCGGAGCTAAAAATATCGCCATAAAATGTGATATGTGTTATGGACAGGAAAAAGGACCTGCATGCGTTGATGTTTGTCCTACTTCAGCTCTTATTATGGTGGATCCTAGAAATCAAAATCACAAACTTGGTAAAAGTATAGACTTTAAGTCAGCAAATGAGTTTTTGCATAAGATAATGCAAAGCGAGGAGGCCTGA
- a CDS encoding formyltransferase family protein, translated as MKVAILTSKNQWFLNYAKSLSKCIKNSQLFLDHKLIGKEYEIVFILSYHVLIPDVFLKQHKHNIVIHSSPLPQGKGWSPMFWQILEGKNEICFSMFEANKGIDAGDIYMQRYLKLNGYELNDELREKQAKMIIQMCIDFLKNHKDIKPKKQEGVESFYPKRTAKDSELDINKSIKEQFNLLRVSNNEEYPAFFVLNGHKFILKITEEVVD; from the coding sequence ATGAAAGTGGCAATTTTAACTAGTAAAAACCAGTGGTTTTTGAATTATGCCAAAAGTTTATCTAAATGCATAAAGAATTCACAACTTTTTTTAGACCATAAATTAATAGGTAAAGAATATGAAATAGTTTTTATACTAAGTTATCATGTTTTAATCCCCGATGTTTTTTTAAAACAACATAAACATAATATCGTAATTCATTCTAGTCCTTTGCCTCAAGGAAAAGGCTGGTCTCCAATGTTTTGGCAGATATTGGAAGGAAAAAATGAAATTTGTTTTAGCATGTTTGAAGCAAATAAAGGAATAGATGCCGGTGATATTTATATGCAGAGGTATCTTAAGTTAAATGGCTATGAGTTGAATGATGAATTAAGAGAAAAACAAGCTAAAATGATTATTCAAATGTGTATAGATTTTTTAAAAAATCATAAAGATATAAAGCCAAAAAAACAAGAAGGTGTAGAAAGCTTTTATCCAAAAAGAACTGCTAAAGATAGCGAACTAGATATTAACAAAAGTATTAAGGAACAGTTTAATTTATTGAGGGTGTCAAATAACGAAGAGTATCCAGCATTTTTTGTTTTAAATGGACATAAATTTATATTAAAAATAACAGAAGAGGTTGTTGATTAG
- a CDS encoding type II toxin-antitoxin system PemK/MazF family toxin, whose protein sequence is MDFSDKLDKWNELKKAIDRNKNNPISEGKVYWVSIGQNIGCETYGKKDNFIRPVLVIKKVYIPNYLNAFIGIPLSSKTTNKTGYLYHKFIDKKGNKQVALLSQIRLFDTKRVTHYAKINITKKDFEDIKSKIVDKLIN, encoded by the coding sequence ATGGATTTTAGCGATAAATTAGACAAGTGGAACGAGCTAAAAAAAGCTATTGACCGCAATAAAAATAATCCTATTTCAGAAGGTAAAGTATATTGGGTAAGTATAGGGCAAAACATAGGGTGCGAAACATACGGCAAAAAAGATAATTTTATAAGACCCGTTTTAGTAATTAAAAAAGTTTATATTCCAAACTACCTAAATGCTTTTATCGGCATACCTTTAAGCTCAAAAACAACCAATAAAACAGGCTATTTGTATCATAAATTCATAGATAAAAAAGGTAACAAACAAGTAGCATTATTGTCCCAAATAAGACTTTTTGACACAAAAAGAGTAACACATTATGCTAAAATAAATATAACCAAAAAAGACTTTGAAGATATAAAAAGCAAGATAGTTGATAAGTTGATAAATTAG
- a CDS encoding Rha family transcriptional regulator: MSSLISINNISVDFKVVGNEIFANSLQIAEVFGKNHRDILSTIRALPNDDFREHNFQSSFYINSQNKKQPCYNLTRDGFSLLVMGFTGEKAYKWKIEFIKAFNMMEAELKAIKTKHYINEISALKAHQILQSKRVTNQINGYKSQIAQHNKQIAILKADLQKIDNTKAILQNVKDERDYFRKKYYEAYKALGKDKDIVLSLHKIQKHLEPVYTALGAVMAYVDSNNTYFMKNNEIFKT, from the coding sequence ATGAGTTCTTTAATATCCATAAATAATATAAGTGTAGATTTTAAAGTTGTTGGTAATGAGATATTTGCTAATTCTTTGCAAATTGCAGAAGTATTTGGGAAAAACCATAGAGATATTTTATCTACTATCAGAGCCTTACCAAATGATGACTTTAGAGAACATAACTTTCAAAGTAGCTTTTACATAAATTCTCAAAACAAAAAGCAACCTTGCTACAACCTTACCCGCGATGGCTTTTCTTTACTTGTTATGGGCTTTACAGGTGAAAAGGCTTATAAATGGAAGATAGAGTTTATCAAAGCTTTTAATATGATGGAAGCTGAATTAAAAGCCATAAAGACAAAGCATTACATAAACGAAATATCAGCTTTAAAAGCCCATCAAATATTGCAAAGCAAAAGAGTTACAAATCAAATAAACGGCTATAAATCACAAATAGCACAGCATAACAAGCAAATAGCTATCTTAAAGGCTGATTTACAAAAGATAGACAACACAAAGGCTATTTTACAAAATGTTAAAGATGAGCGGGATTATTTTAGAAAAAAATACTATGAAGCTTACAAGGCATTAGGTAAAGATAAAGATATTGTCTTATCCTTACACAAGATACAAAAGCATTTAGAGCCAGTATATACAGCACTTGGTGCAGTGATGGCATATGTAGATAGTAACAACACTTATTTTATGAAAAACAATGAGATATTTAAAACATAA
- a CDS encoding Hpt domain-containing protein — protein MGILKNLEIDYSFEIVEEFLSHYSIMCDISEPIVIGLGNKTKYNENIKELFRIYHNIKSAAGYMHLEPIINLATLAEEICAEAREIEGPANDKFIDWLLLVGDQFIKYKSDLENDSEYFSILEPLIINIPVKLD, from the coding sequence ATGGGTATATTAAAAAATTTAGAGATAGATTATTCATTTGAGATTGTGGAGGAATTCTTATCACACTACTCAATAATGTGTGATATTTCAGAACCAATCGTAATAGGCCTTGGCAATAAAACAAAATATAACGAAAACATAAAAGAGCTATTTAGAATTTATCACAATATAAAATCAGCAGCTGGATATATGCACCTCGAGCCTATAATAAATTTAGCAACATTAGCAGAAGAAATTTGCGCAGAAGCTAGAGAAATAGAAGGTCCAGCAAATGATAAATTTATAGACTGGTTGTTACTCGTTGGGGATCAATTCATAAAATACAAAAGTGATTTAGAAAATGACTCTGAATATTTTAGTATTCTAGAACCATTAATAATAAATATACCGGTAAAACTTGACTAA
- the panB gene encoding 3-methyl-2-oxobutanoate hydroxymethyltransferase, with translation MSVYKKITTQDILNKKNNEKIVAITAYDALFAKLFDDYADVILVGDSLNMSFNGQKDTLNVDLKSMLYHTRAVCAGAKRALIMGDMPFGSYQNEKMALKNAVKFIKQAGADCIKLEGGMRVVPTVKKLTEEGVSVCGHIGLMPQRVRFEGGYKIKGKNDDDKKKLKEEALALQDAGAFCIVLEGVISDVANEITRSLEIPTIGIGSGVKTDGQILVFSDMLGFFEEFKPKFVKQYMSGASLVRNAIQEYANEVKNQKFPTSDFWY, from the coding sequence ATGTCAGTTTATAAAAAAATTACAACTCAAGATATATTAAATAAAAAAAATAATGAAAAAATAGTTGCAATAACCGCTTATGATGCTTTATTTGCAAAACTTTTTGATGATTATGCTGATGTCATTTTGGTTGGAGATAGTTTAAATATGAGCTTTAATGGTCAAAAAGACACACTAAATGTTGATTTGAAATCTATGCTTTATCATACAAGAGCTGTTTGTGCGGGCGCAAAAAGGGCTTTGATTATGGGCGATATGCCTTTTGGTAGTTATCAAAATGAAAAGATGGCTTTAAAAAATGCGGTTAAGTTTATAAAACAAGCTGGAGCTGATTGTATAAAGCTAGAAGGTGGTATGAGGGTTGTTCCTACTGTTAAAAAACTAACAGAAGAAGGTGTAAGTGTTTGCGGACATATAGGCTTAATGCCACAAAGAGTTAGATTTGAAGGTGGTTATAAGATAAAAGGTAAAAATGATGATGATAAAAAAAAGCTAAAAGAAGAGGCCTTGGCTTTGCAAGATGCTGGAGCTTTTTGTATAGTCTTAGAAGGTGTTATTAGCGATGTTGCGAATGAGATAACGCGTTCTCTTGAAATTCCTACTATAGGAATAGGTTCAGGCGTTAAGACTGATGGACAAATACTTGTATTTTCTGATATGCTTGGATTTTTTGAGGAATTTAAGCCAAAATTTGTAAAGCAATATATGAGTGGCGCCAGCTTGGTCCGAAATGCTATACAAGAATACGCCAATGAAGTAAAAAATCAAAAATTCCCAACATCTGATTTTTGGTATTAA
- a CDS encoding DUF6378 domain-containing protein, translating into MQVNEILKQREQTHGKFEDYATLNIFLLEGFNEFSVRRLSMSQRSALMMIFSKIARIGVGNPNEADHWRDIAGYATLVADTLE; encoded by the coding sequence ATGCAAGTAAATGAAATTTTAAAACAACGAGAGCAAACTCACGGGAAGTTTGAAGACTATGCGACATTAAATATATTTTTACTTGAAGGTTTTAACGAGTTTTCCGTGAGAAGATTAAGTATGTCGCAAAGGTCAGCCCTTATGATGATTTTTAGCAAGATAGCAAGGATTGGTGTTGGCAACCCAAACGAAGCTGACCATTGGAGAGATATAGCAGGTTATGCGACCTTAGTCGCTGATACGCTTGAGTAA
- the ssb gene encoding single-stranded DNA-binding protein, which translates to MFNKIVLLGHLTKDIELRYTTTGTAIGISSIAVTRKFITNGEKREETCFIDVVFFNKLAETANQYLAKGSKLLIEGRLKQDIWQDQQGNNKSKHSVIVENMEMLGDANNNNNNTYNTNGSYNPTAKNSNQSYQANTYQRQSQQPQTQVQPKPQQQVTSDDDILVDGTGIPF; encoded by the coding sequence ATGTTTAACAAAATAGTATTATTAGGACATTTAACAAAAGACATAGAGTTAAGATACACAACAACAGGCACAGCGATAGGAATTTCATCTATAGCAGTAACAAGGAAATTTATAACAAATGGCGAAAAGAGAGAAGAAACTTGCTTTATTGATGTAGTATTTTTTAACAAACTGGCAGAAACTGCAAATCAATACTTAGCAAAAGGCTCAAAGCTTTTAATTGAAGGTAGGCTAAAACAGGACATTTGGCAAGACCAGCAAGGAAATAACAAGAGCAAACATAGCGTCATAGTTGAAAATATGGAGATGTTAGGCGATGCAAATAACAATAATAACAACACTTATAACACTAATGGTAGTTATAATCCTACTGCCAAAAATAGCAACCAAAGCTATCAAGCAAACACTTATCAGAGACAATCACAACAGCCACAAACACAGGTGCAACCAAAGCCACAGCAACAAGTAACTTCAGATGATGATATATTGGTTGATGGCACAGGCATACCGTTTTGA
- the bet gene encoding phage recombination protein Bet, with protein sequence MSNEAMQQNTTLAKNEWLSREEKEIIKKQFFPQNATTSDMIYCMNVAKTFKLNPILKQIFFIERKSQINGQWVSKVEPLAGRDSFLTLAHRSGKFAGIESHTEIKKAPMLVNGEWQEVPELVATACVYRTDTQKPFVCEVSFNEYAQFTNKGDLTSFWRTKPATMLKKVAESQALRKAFDISGLYSLDEVGENETTQPKQQQKQNLNDVVTQKEKDDLNTIVAQEIYPHDELEQELIKRGVSSDRAEDIVSRFDINQVKELLDSPSAIDEILRSA encoded by the coding sequence ATGTCAAATGAAGCAATGCAGCAAAACACAACTTTGGCAAAAAATGAGTGGTTATCAAGAGAAGAAAAAGAGATAATTAAAAAACAATTTTTCCCACAAAATGCAACCACCAGCGATATGATATATTGCATGAATGTTGCAAAAACTTTTAAGTTAAATCCTATCTTAAAACAAATCTTCTTCATAGAAAGAAAATCCCAAATAAATGGTCAATGGGTTAGCAAAGTAGAACCGTTAGCAGGTCGCGATAGCTTTTTAACTTTAGCACATAGGAGTGGTAAGTTTGCAGGTATTGAAAGCCATACAGAAATCAAAAAAGCACCTATGCTTGTAAATGGAGAATGGCAGGAAGTGCCAGAGCTTGTAGCAACAGCTTGCGTTTATAGAACAGACACACAAAAGCCATTCGTTTGCGAAGTTAGTTTTAACGAGTACGCACAATTTACAAACAAAGGAGACCTTACTAGTTTTTGGAGAACAAAACCAGCCACAATGCTTAAGAAAGTGGCAGAAAGTCAAGCTTTAAGAAAAGCATTTGATATATCGGGGCTTTATAGTTTAGATGAAGTTGGCGAAAATGAAACAACACAACCAAAACAACAGCAAAAGCAGAACCTTAACGATGTTGTAACTCAAAAAGAAAAAGATGATTTAAACACCATAGTGGCACAAGAGATATACCCACACGATGAGTTAGAACAAGAGCTTATTAAAAGAGGTGTCAGCTCTGATAGGGCGGAGGATATTGTTTCAAGATTTGACATAAATCAAGTAAAAGAGCTACTTGACAGCCCATCAGCCATTGATGAGATTTTAAGGAGTGCTTAA
- a CDS encoding helix-turn-helix transcriptional regulator, whose amino-acid sequence MQDTYITAKMAKEKLGVSDSGLYRLRQSGKIKANRVSYKTIYYSLNSINAYQSMSLNYQDNHSTTASA is encoded by the coding sequence ATGCAAGATACTTATATAACTGCAAAAATGGCTAAAGAAAAGTTGGGAGTAAGTGATTCTGGACTTTATAGACTAAGACAATCAGGCAAGATAAAAGCCAACAGAGTTAGCTATAAGACCATATACTACTCTTTAAATAGTATTAATGCTTATCAGTCTATGAGCTTAAACTATCAAGATAATCACTCCACCACTGCATCAGCTTAG